The genomic window GCGTCCGTCCTTGAGGCAATGGGCACTTCGGGCAGCGCGTACATCTCCATCTTCGTCCTCTCCGGCGTGCTGAGACTTGCGGTGCTCTGGCTGCGGCCGTCGCGCGTTCGTCCGGCCACGGTCGAAGTGATTGAGCCGGCGCTCGCGAGCGAGGTGGCGGCATGAGGGACAATGCGGCCATCGTCAACCTTCGTAAACCGGATTTTTTCCTCTGGCTCGCCGGCATCGCCATCGTCGCCGCCAGCTGGATTCTTTCGCAGGACGCGCTCGCGCAATTCTTCCTGCATCCGGTGCGGCTGAACGCTCAGGCACATGCGATGGATTCCGCCGCGGCGGCCCGGGTGGGATGGACCGTCGTTGGCCTCTCGCTCTGCCTCTTCCCCTGGCTGCTTCGGCGCGCCGGACGTGCCGCGCCGAATCCATCCTCAACGAATACACCCCCGATTTTTTCCAAGCCACTCTTCGTACTTCTGATCGTGTCGCTCATCGTCCGGCTGATCCGGGTCAACGAAAGCCTCTGGTACGACGAGATCGCATCGCTGGCCACTTATGTCGTGCATGGTCCCGGCGTCATCATGGGCAACGCCTTCACCACCGCGAATCATCCGCTGCAATCGCTGCTCTCATGGATGTCGATGCCGCTGAGCATCGATCCGGGCATACGACTTCCTTCCATTCTTGCAGGACCGGTCGCGGTGTTTGGAGTCTGGCAATTCACGCGGCAAGTGACCAGCGAGCGCGTCGCCCTGGTCGCGGCGGCCGCGATGGCATTTGCGCCGGCCGCGGTGTTCGCCTCCGACGAGGCCCGCGGCTACGCGCTCTCCTTCGCGTTTTGCTCACTGGCGAATTCCATGATGCTTTCCATGCTGCAGGGAACCAGCCGCCGCAGAACCGCCTGGTGGTATGCCCTGTTCATGGCGCTGGCGACGTGGGCGCATTTTGTGGCCGCGTGTCTGGCGGTCGGGCATTTCCTTGTCCTGCTGTGGATGCTCCGGTTGCGCGAGCAGCGCGCGGCGGCGGTGAGCGCGATCATCGCCGTGTTCTGGGCTGGGTGCCTGTCGCTGGGTCTCTGGTCCCCGGCGCTTCCGGACTTGTTCCACACTCGCGAGCAGTTCTTCGCCGTCACTGGAAATGAGCCGCGATTCTTCAAGAACGGGCACATGAGCGACGAAGCCGTCATGCTGATCCTTCAATTCGGCGGCTCCTATTTTAGCGCGGCGCTGATTGGGTTGCCGCTGGCAATTTGGGGCCTGGTGGCTGCTTTACGGCTGCGCAACCTGCGGCTGGCATTTGCCGTCGCGGGCTTGGGGGTGCCGGTGGCGCTGCTGGCGGCGTGGCTGGGCAACAGTTGGCTCTACGCCCGATTCCTGCTTTTCGCCATGCCCGCCACCGCGTTCCTGCTCGCGGTCGGGCTGTCATCGATATGGAACTTCCGCCGCTGGATCGCCGTCACCTGGATGGCATTCGTCGGCGTGCTGTGGATCGGGCAGATCATCATGTTTGAGCCCAAGCAGCCTTTGCGCGAAGCGGTCGAATTTGTGGCGGAGCGCAAGGCGCCGCAGGACACTGTGGCCATCATCACGCCGGCGGACAATGTCGGGCAGTGGTATGCACTCGCCCACAACTTCGAGCTGCTGCCCACTGGGCAATACGGATCGGAACTCGAGGCATGCCTGCGTTCGACCCAGCCGCCGCCGTGCTGGATCGTGGTGCTGTATCCGCACTCCGTTCCAGATTCGGTCAATGCCCTGCTGCGGCACGAGAACTATAAAGCGGTCTCACGGCGGTATTGGAAGAGCGATCAATACCACGGATTCCACGGCTGGGTGGACTGGGGCCGTGGCGTAATCGACGTCTGGCAGCGCGATCCACCAGCTACCGATCGCTAACCTTCGTGCATGTTCCACGGCCCGCTCGAACTCCTGAATGAAACCGAGGCCGACCACGGCTGGCGGTTCGATGCGCAGTTCATCGAGCCCGGCGGAACGCTTCGCAAGATTACGTTCACCCTCAGTTGGGCGGACTACGACCTGTTCTGCCCCGATGGCGGAACCGAGCCTTCGCTGGTCGCGGAGACCGTGCTGCGCTGGATGATCGGTCGCGGCGATTCCGATCAACTCTCCAACCGCCTCGACGCCAGTCTGGCTCGTCGGCTCGACCCCGACGCGGACGCTCAGATTCGAAGCTTGTTCATCCCGCGCGATCCGCCATGAGCGGCGGCAATTTCTTGGCGCGAAACTCCAGCGGCATCTCCACCCAGAAGCTCGATCCCTGGTTCAATTTGGAATCGACCCCGAGCTTTGCCCCCAGCATCGTGGCCAGCTCGCGGCAGATCGCCAGGCCAAGGCCGGTGCCCGCGTGGCGCTTGGTGTGACTCGCGTCGACCTGACGGAATTTCTCGAAGATCGTCTGCTGCATGTCCAGCGGGATGCCCGGCCCATGGTCGACAACGGTGATGCGCAGCCCCGGCGCGCCGTCCACCGCCCAAAGGTCGGCGTGCACGACAACGCGCGACCCCTCGGGTGAAAACTTGATCGCGTTGCTGACGAAGTTGTAGAGAATCTGCTGCAGCTTGCCGGGGTCGGTCTCCACCGTGGGCAGATTCTCCGGCCGCTGGATCTCGATCGCGATCTTTTTCAGGTCCGCCTGCGGCCGCATGATCGCGGAGATGCCTTCGAGCATGTCCAGGATGCTGGCATTGGAGACGCTCAGCTCCATGCGGCCGGCCTCGATCTTGGCCATGTCCAGCAGCTCGTTGATCATCTCCAGCAGGCCGCGCCCGCTCTTGAGAATGTGCTCGATGTAGCGGATCCGCTTGGGATCGGCGTCGGGATCGGCGCGGGCCAGCTCCGCCAGCAGTTCGGCAAACCCGATCACGCTGTTGAGCGGCGTGCGCAGCTCATGCGAGACATTCGCCAGAAATTCGCTCTTGAGCCGGTTGCTTTCGAAGAGCCCGACATTGGCCTCGCTCAGCTCGAGCAGCTTGAAGTCCAGGCTCTCGTTCATGCTCTGCAGCTGCTTCTGGCTCGCGTCGAGCGTGGCCACCATGGAGTTGAAGGAAGTCCCCAGCTCTTCCAGTTCGTCGCCGGTGCGCAACTGGCTGCGGCTGGAGAGGTCGCCGCCGCGCACGCGGTTGGCCACGTCGCGCAGCCGCCGCACCGCGCGCAGATAGCCGCGCACCACCAGCAGGCGCACTGCGAAGAGGATGCCGATCCACGCCAGCCCGCCGCCGATCAGCAGATAAATGCGGTCCTCCAGTATCCGCCGGGCGGGAGCGCCGCCGGAGCGCTCGATGGAGAAGACGCCGGTCAACGGCAGCTTCTGCCACGCGGCGTCCACAACGTCCAGTGCGACGGGCTCCCCGGACGCGACGCGATCGGCCTGGTCGCCGCGCAGCGCTCGGACGTAGCGCGACAGCGGCGGGGCCACCTCCTGCTGCAGCTCGAAATGGTCGAATTTTGCGGGCTCCCGGGCGAATTCCTCAAAGGCCTGCGCCAGGAAGGGATCCCCCGCGGCGGCCTGGGCGTCCGAGCCCTTCACGAAGCGGAATCCGGTCGACGAGAGGTCCGGTGCGTGCGCCCAGACCTGCGCGACGTCTCGCATCGATTGCAGCAGCTCCGCCTCCGCCGACACGCGGGTCTGGATCCACGGCGTCACCATCGCCGCAGAGATGGCCAGCGCAGCCGTGGCACCCATGACGAATTGGCTGCGTTGTGTGAGACTGAGTCTCGCCATGCTGTGCGGAGCATAGCGGGCGTGCGTACCCTGTCGACATGCACCGACCCGGATCGAACTCCGATCGCATGGAGCCCGATGATTTTCTCTGCGACTTCTGCGGCCGCCCGTGGACGCTCGCCCAGCCCTTCGTCGAGGGACACCAGGGAGGCTGCATCTGCGGGCGCTGCCTGACCGCGGCGATGAGCGCGTTCGCGTCCGTGCCCACGGAAACGGCTTGCGCCGACCTTTGCACCATGTGCCTGGAGGCCCGGAAGGAGCCCGCCTGGAGCGTTCCCGCCCCGCCGCTTTCGCCCGCCGATCGCTCCGCCGCCCGCATCTGCAGACGCTGCGCCGTTCAGGCGGCGCGCACGCTGGAGCGGGACGCCGAATCCGGATGGAAGCGCCCGCTCACGAGCGCTTGACCAGGGTCGTGGCGTGGA from Planctomycetota bacterium includes these protein-coding regions:
- a CDS encoding ClpX C4-type zinc finger protein translates to MHRPGSNSDRMEPDDFLCDFCGRPWTLAQPFVEGHQGGCICGRCLTAAMSAFASVPTETACADLCTMCLEARKEPAWSVPAPPLSPADRSAARICRRCAVQAARTLERDAESGWKRPLTSA
- a CDS encoding HAMP domain-containing protein, with protein sequence MARLSLTQRSQFVMGATAALAISAAMVTPWIQTRVSAEAELLQSMRDVAQVWAHAPDLSSTGFRFVKGSDAQAAAGDPFLAQAFEEFAREPAKFDHFELQQEVAPPLSRYVRALRGDQADRVASGEPVALDVVDAAWQKLPLTGVFSIERSGGAPARRILEDRIYLLIGGGLAWIGILFAVRLLVVRGYLRAVRRLRDVANRVRGGDLSSRSQLRTGDELEELGTSFNSMVATLDASQKQLQSMNESLDFKLLELSEANVGLFESNRLKSEFLANVSHELRTPLNSVIGFAELLAELARADPDADPKRIRYIEHILKSGRGLLEMINELLDMAKIEAGRMELSVSNASILDMLEGISAIMRPQADLKKIAIEIQRPENLPTVETDPGKLQQILYNFVSNAIKFSPEGSRVVVHADLWAVDGAPGLRITVVDHGPGIPLDMQQTIFEKFRQVDASHTKRHAGTGLGLAICRELATMLGAKLGVDSKLNQGSSFWVEMPLEFRAKKLPPLMADRAG
- a CDS encoding glycosyltransferase family 39 protein; the protein is MRDNAAIVNLRKPDFFLWLAGIAIVAASWILSQDALAQFFLHPVRLNAQAHAMDSAAAARVGWTVVGLSLCLFPWLLRRAGRAAPNPSSTNTPPIFSKPLFVLLIVSLIVRLIRVNESLWYDEIASLATYVVHGPGVIMGNAFTTANHPLQSLLSWMSMPLSIDPGIRLPSILAGPVAVFGVWQFTRQVTSERVALVAAAAMAFAPAAVFASDEARGYALSFAFCSLANSMMLSMLQGTSRRRTAWWYALFMALATWAHFVAACLAVGHFLVLLWMLRLREQRAAAVSAIIAVFWAGCLSLGLWSPALPDLFHTREQFFAVTGNEPRFFKNGHMSDEAVMLILQFGGSYFSAALIGLPLAIWGLVAALRLRNLRLAFAVAGLGVPVALLAAWLGNSWLYARFLLFAMPATAFLLAVGLSSIWNFRRWIAVTWMAFVGVLWIGQIIMFEPKQPLREAVEFVAERKAPQDTVAIITPADNVGQWYALAHNFELLPTGQYGSELEACLRSTQPPPCWIVVLYPHSVPDSVNALLRHENYKAVSRRYWKSDQYHGFHGWVDWGRGVIDVWQRDPPATDR